TGGGTACCCCCAGATCAACTGTTTCCTTCAATGCTCTCCTTTCTGCTTGCAATTCGTCCAAAAATTCTGGACGAGCCCCTGAGCTGTTCGATGAAGTGCCTCAAAGATATGGGTTTTCGCCGGATAAGTTTTCATATGGGAATCTGATTAAGGCTTATTGTGAAATGGGATCGCCCGAATCAGCGCTGGAAAGGCTGAAGGAAATGGAGGAGAAGGGCATTGAGATTACAGCTGTTACTTTTACTACCATTATGCACTCGTTCTATAAGAAAGGGAAGAATGAAGAGGCGGAGAGAGTATGGAGTGAGATGGTGAAGAGAGGGTGTCCAATTGACGTCGGGGCATATAACGTAAGGATTATGCATATTCATGGAGAGGATCCTGATAGTGTGAAGGGGCTAATTGAGGAAATCAGTAGTGCAGGGTTGAAGCCGGATACTATTAGTTATAATTATTTGATGACTAGTTATTGCAAGAGCGGGATGATGGATGAGGCCTTCAAGGTTTATGAGGATTTAGAGGGGAATGGGTGCAAACCAAATGCCGCAACTTTTAGGACGTTGATATTCTATTTGTGTAAGAAGCAGAGGTTTGAGACTGGGTACAAGGTGTTCAAAGAGAGTGTGGCGGTGCATAAGATTCCAGACTTTAATACCTTGAAGCATTTGTTAGAAGGACTAGTGAAGAGGTCAAAGTTCAAGGAAGCGAAAGGGATGATTAGGACAGTAAAGAAGAAGTTCCCTCCTAATGTTGTGAAGGCATGGGAAAGGCTTCAGAAGGAACTTGGTTTGGTTAGCGTCGAAGCTAATGAGGTTGATTTGGAAGAGACATAAAAGGAGGAGGAGAGTgtttctggaaaatttggttCCCATAGGCTCAAAAAGAATTCCACTTGCATCTTGCCAAGTGTGTGGCGAGGTTGAATTTCAGTTGTCCTGAAGCTGGAAGTCAGCATATCTTGCTGCTTAATTGCAAACTTGATTCTGAAAGCTGACTAGGAAAAGTCCCTTGTGGAGTTTTGATAGACCTCTTATAGATGTCAAAATTAAATGCTACTTCACTTCTTAAGTTGGTTTATCTTCATTGGCACGAATTTGTTGTCTTTCGATATTTGTTTCCCTGTTTTTGAAGTGCTTACTGACTGCCTAACTAGATGTCCATATGGAACGTGGCACCTAAATGGTTTCTTGCTACTTTCGAACTGAATTGATGTAGTAGTCATGGTTAATTTTTGGTAGTCTTGTTTAACTTAATATAGTTACTAAAGATACTCAATCAGGTGGTAATCTAGACCGAAATGAAAATTTGTTGCTGAATGCATCTGCTGCATTTTATGAAGTTCATATGCATTTCATCTCAAGGATTTTCGAGGTTAAACTTTAAAGTGCGCTTGATGGTGTTGTCTATACTATTGCATTCTGCTGCATTCAACAACAGATGAACGATAAACTGGATCTATAGTCTCTGTACTGCATGTAGTACTTGAGATTAGTGTCTGATAATTTCTCTTCATCTTAACGCTTGCAGCAATCTATTTCCCTTGGTCACCTCTATTCATCCAAAAAAAATGCTGATTGAGGATGCTTGGCACGCACTGTTACGTCTTGACGTGCTTATCTGTGCTCTCTGTTTGCTTCAAAATTACTCTCATTAGCATATTTTACCATCCTTTGAAGATATCTGCTGTTGTCTGGAACCTGTACCTATATGTATCTGGAGTGTTCCCAGTGATGATAGGTTATGACATCCTTGGTTATTTTATCCTTGTGAAGATCACTGATAAGCCTAACTTCAAGCATTGGAAGTATTTTAGCTAGGGCTTTTGTTTGGTTGGTAAAAATGAGGGGCATGGCAGTACCTTTGGACCGTGGAAAATGGTGGTTTGTTGGTAGGCATTGGACAAGCTAGCCACATCTGTGAAATTGCTGAATAGCTAATGactagcaaaaaaaaaaaaataatgactAGCAAAGAGCTTATCCAGTAAATGTCTCCTAGGGAAAAAAATTTTACGTCACATCTTTTGTTTTGCCACaataaaggaaaatgaaaaccgaaaaaaaaagaggaagaagaagatgctCGACTGAACAATCGGAGCAGAAACGGGCGCTTGTTTAACAGGATAGCCTCGAAAGGCCGATGGAATTGAAACAAGAAAACTTTCATACCATGATACTTGATTAATTGTTAAATAATCTCAAgtaaacaaaaaagagagaaaaaggaatATTACTTTCTAATTTGACATAAAACGACTTGGATTCAAAAATAGTCTCTCCtatgaaaattttctaaaataagGTACTATAGACTAACTTTACCCGGCATACACGCTGAACATACCAACAAAATTTTATATGGAAATTAAACACAAATCATGTacatgtataaaataaaaattattcaaCATTTTGAAACATTGagactagggctgcaaacgaatcgagtcgcatgcgagccgctcgcgagcggctctaGTCAAgttcgactcgagctcgatcaaTATCGAGcttgagtcgagttcgagctggctcgagttcaaaatattaagctcgttagctcgcgagctcgaatatatatatatatatttttttatttttttattttaagtatatatatatttttatatttttttaattttaatagtaaatttacatatatattcttaatattttattatttattaagaaaaaaatattattttatttattttttaaaaaataaaataattatcttttattttttcgagctcgaactcgagttcgagttcaatgaaattatgtcgtaactcggctcgattaggccaaaactcgactcgactcgtttgcagccgACGCAACATAAGCAACACAGTCTGACTGaggtaaaatgaattttgcgCCGATAACTAGAAGTAAGGGCCACTGGAAgcaccaaaaatttttttttttaaaaaaacttaatttattttttttccagagtaatatatgtatatattgaTGTACAGGTATGTGTAGTGTGTACTTTAGTATTTTGGGTTAAGCAGTCCTCCTACAATTTATTATGTATCAATCAAAAGAGTCGAAGCCTGTAGGCGGTGGTTAGTTATACAAATGCAGGGTATCATCATTCAACGGAAACGGACTGTCCAGTTTACCACAACAATAGTATCAAAAGAAAGAGGGAGCTGAACGAAGCTAGAGCGTATCAGAGGCGGCAGAGAGGTTAAAGGCGATAGAGAGGTTAAAGGCGATGACAACTCGAATTGCTCCTGGTGTCGGAGCTAACCTCCTCGGCCAACACTCCGCCGAGCGCAACCAAGACGCAACTGCCTATGTCGGCAACCTTGACCCTCAAGTACTCTCTTCCCCCTCCACCCCCCAAAACTCTCTCCCTGGCTCATCTATTCTCTTCAGCTTCTAAGCACAAACTTCACTTCTTTATTTCGGTTTCTCTGAACCCCGTATCCCTCTTTTCGTTTTCTTCTGTTCTTTGCTTTCCTGTCTTTGTTTAGTTCTCAGA
This sequence is a window from Coffea eugenioides isolate CCC68of chromosome 7, Ceug_1.0, whole genome shotgun sequence. Protein-coding genes within it:
- the LOC113777811 gene encoding pentatricopeptide repeat-containing protein At4g36680, mitochondrial; this translates as MSSRLALHHGRHLSTSAVAAATAAVEAAGASTATSTKPSTISTSRAKSQLRYVYDPDKALEIYSSVSPNYTSPLSSRYTQEYTVRRLAKSHRFSDIENFLESHKNDPKITQEPFLSSLIRSYGLAGMFDHALKTFNEMDDLGTPRSTVSFNALLSACNSSKNSGRAPELFDEVPQRYGFSPDKFSYGNLIKAYCEMGSPESALERLKEMEEKGIEITAVTFTTIMHSFYKKGKNEEAERVWSEMVKRGCPIDVGAYNVRIMHIHGEDPDSVKGLIEEISSAGLKPDTISYNYLMTSYCKSGMMDEAFKVYEDLEGNGCKPNAATFRTLIFYLCKKQRFETGYKVFKESVAVHKIPDFNTLKHLLEGLVKRSKFKEAKGMIRTVKKKFPPNVVKAWERLQKELGLVSVEANEVDLEET